In Rutidosis leptorrhynchoides isolate AG116_Rl617_1_P2 chromosome 2, CSIRO_AGI_Rlap_v1, whole genome shotgun sequence, one genomic interval encodes:
- the LOC139888668 gene encoding uncharacterized protein translates to MELFTGSRFLDRACYVLVQIKQKKCSEKFMKGIALLHSGYWTIAAKVMRIGYYWPTIHKDAAEWAINIVGPITACSGGIKFLVVAIDYFTKWVEAKALVTITSRRIATSFGKILCAVAHPQATGKCEVTNRDIVKGINARLVLYGNEWFDEIPSVLWAHQTTHKNSTEILVPTKRVQSFDESSNGEGLRANLDMLEECREIASTRESMNKHKISKYYDKRVKPLSFKVGEYVWRNNEARRA, encoded by the exons ATGGAACTCTTTACAGGAAGTCGTTTCTTGGACCGAGCCTGCTATGTATTGGTCCAAATCAAGCAAAAGAAGTGCTCAGAGAAGTTCATGAAGGGTATTGCGCTTTTACATTCTGGCTATTGGACTATAGCCGCAAAGGTTATGCGTATTGGGTATTACTGGCCCACCATTCACAAAGATGCAGCTGAG TGGGCCATCAACATTGTCGGCCCAATTACCGCGTGCTCAG GGGGAATCAAAttcttggtggtagcaattgaTTACTTCACTAAATGGGTGGAGGCGAAGGCATTGGTAACAATTACTAGCAGGCGCATTGCAACTTCTTTTGGGAAGATATTGTGTGCAG TCGCACACCCTCAGGCGACTGGGAAAtgtgaagtaaccaatcgggatatTGTAAAGGGGATAAATGCACGCTTGGTCTTGTATGGAAACGAATGGTTCGATGAGATCCCAAGTGTATTGTGGGCACATCAAACTACTCATAAGAACAGCACAG AAATATTGGTGCCCACAAAGAGAGTTCAAAGCTTTGATGAATCAAGCAATGGTGAAGGCTTGCGCGCTAACCTAGATATGCTAGAGGAGTGCAGAGAAATTGCATCCACAAGAGAATCCATGAATAAGCACAAAATCTCTAAGTATTATGATAAGCGCGTCAAGCCATTGTCATTCAAAGTAGGAGAGTATGTATGGCGCAATAATGAGGCAAGACGAGCATAG
- the LOC139888669 gene encoding uncharacterized protein — protein MTIELGEHEINFSPRTAVKGHILADYLAETTVVIEASKESIATEPLDSQPWELYTDGACGLEGSGAGLVLTSPEGEEHTYALRFTFTATNNESEHEALLSRMRIAQQLGIKCLDAYVDSQLVANQVNGLFEAHDASMQCYLELVQKMIEEFDVFRLTQVPRGQNKKADALSNLAV, from the coding sequence ATGACCATAGAATTGGGGGAGCACGAAATAAACTTCTCTCCGCGAACAGCGGTCAAAGGACATATATTGGCAGATTACTTGGCTGAAACTACGGTTGTGATAGAAGCATCAAAGGAAAGTATCGCAACTGAACCCCTAGATAGTCAACCTTGGGAGTTGTATACTGATGGAGCTTGTGGCCTAGAGGGTTCAGGCGCAGGGTTAGTTTTGACAAGTCCGGAGGGGGAAGAGCACACCTATGCGCTTCGATTCACATTCACAGCCACGAACAATGAATCAGAGCATGAGGCACTGCTGTCAAGAATGCGTATAGCGCAGCAGTTGGGTATTAAGTGTTTGGATGCATACGTTGACTCGCAACTCGTGGCAAATCAAGTTAATGGGTTATTTGAGGCGCATGATGCCTCTATGCAATGCTACCTAGAACTTGTACAAaagatgatagaagagttcgacgtGTTCAGACTAACGCAGGTACCTAGGGGTCAGAATAAGAAAGCAGATGCACTTAGCAATTTGGCTGTCTAG